The Scleropages formosus chromosome 15, fSclFor1.1, whole genome shotgun sequence genomic sequence TTCTGCTGTGCTGTGGACTTATGATAAGCAAAGTTTATCcacgtgagagagagagagagagagagagagagagagagagagagagagagagacagacacacacacacacacacacacacacacacacacacacacacacacacacacacacacgaacctCGCTGGCTCTGTGCTTCCCACTCTTCTTCTCACTCCCTCTGCGAGCCGCCGGGCTGCCGGAGAAGCTCCTCAGGGATTCACAGAGGCTGCACGACCTCCAGAACGCGGAGCGGGTTCTTCTCGCTAACATTTCGCTCCCATTTACATCATTGACCTCCGCTGCAGGAGGAATAATAACAACTCGTCTTctgctccttcttcctcttcgGTGAACCGGAACAGGAAACGGCGCGCACCGCCCCCTAGTGTCACACATCCGCTACAGCGAGGCGCTCGCGCTGAAATCCTCTAGAATGTACGAACAGTTCTGTTCGCACTACTACTCGTAGTGGCAGCTGGGTTATACTGTACCACATGTTGATTTGACCAATACGGGttgtattaaataaacaaattgaaAGTCTGGGAAACTGATAATGCGATGTATTTACTTAGAGTCACCCTCTCATGACTATGATGATCGATTATCAGAATGAAACAAtgtaaagacatttttattgtttataatgCGTGAATTGTTTTGAAGGGTAGATGTGACGTTCACGTTACACCGTAGTAGACGctacttttcagttttctccgGAGCGATATTTACATTCAGACCCAAAAATTCCTTCAGGGGCTTCAAATACAAGCCAAGGACAAGCACATGACCCACAACATTTCTCTCCGTTTCTGTGTGCACTGCTTTGCTGGTTCTTGtcactaatataaatattaagGAACAGAATGTGATAAATACAAAGCACCGCGCTAGGCAACCAGTTCATCGCAGCTCAGCCTCCGAGGGTCTCTGTGAGCAGTCGCAATTGTGGCCGACCAAAACATTCAACGAGTTACGCTCGATTCCAGAGATTACTCGCAGCTCAGTGAAAATGTATCACTTACTTTTCAAGTATTCCGTAAATTTTTCTAAGTCTGTTGCAGGTGTCTATTGGCAGTTGGCCAGCTCACATTGCGCTCCTTAGCCAGCAAGACAAGAACAAAGCGATTCAAAGATGTACAGTATGAACCTGGTTGCTGGGCACTCTTCGTTAACAAGGCCTGCGGTTCGCCACCATTGCTCTACAAACTGGGCTTAACAGCCGTTCCCGGTATTATTTCGGTCGGCCAGCCAGCCGCCCTTACTGCGTCCCTCCCTGTTGTTAGGGTGATGCCGATTGCCCCGAGTTTGTCTGTTTTCTTACAGCTCAAATGGCCGTTCGCTGGTTATGCAGGTAAGACTAGGCTTTTAACAGCTCTCGGGCATCGCAACTGTCGTACTGTCGACGTAGGGTGTTGTACAGTATTGTTGCCGTTTACGTGGCCGAGCAGGTAACTATCTTTTAGCTACGCGCCGCTGTGCTCCGCCGCGTAACACGCTGAGGCAGGGAGGATGATGACCGATAAATCTGTGCCTTGGCTTGTACAAAAGCAGTGCTCTGGCACCGTGGACGCCGCCGGTGTGATGGGTTATCGGTGCGGGTGTGGGAAATCCTCCACTACCCATCGGCCCGATACTCCCACTCACTGAGGGCGGCGGAAGGATTCCCACGGACGGACACGCGCTGCTTCCTCGCCTCGCGCGCGGCGACGAGCGTCCGGTCCGTGTGGCTTCAGAGACGTTTCCTGTCGGTGCCGCGGCGCGTGGCTGTTCGCGACACACAGATGAGACGGGCTGCGGCCGATGCCCCCCATACAGCTACAGTGGTCCCCACCTTCCCCCCGCGCGCGTGTGTGGGAGGGGCGGCCAGTGCGGGAGAGAGTCGCGGAGCACATAACTCCCTCCACACACACGGTACGCATCGCGGCTtgtttaatttaagaaaaagggggggggaaaaaaaaaaaaaaaccaatcgAATCGATCGTCTCCGGACGCCCCGCCACGACGACCACCACCACCGTGACCGCGACCGCGGAGCGAGACGGCGCCTCGAGCCATCATGTGCGCGAGCGTGTTCGGCGTGCTGAGAAGGTGAGCGCGCGCGGGCCCTCGTACCCGGGGGTGGGGCTCCGTGCCGGAGGGCGCTGCAGGTGATCCGCTTACTGTACACAGCGGAAGAGGGTTGTGTTTCCGCGAGGGTGCTGCTTACACacaacacagtgtgtgtgtggggtgggggggtctcgAGCCGAGCCACCGCGCCTGTCAGAGGACTCACGATCCCACAAGCAGCCGCGTCTCCTTTACCCTCAGAACGCGGCGTGAGTGTGGGGCCACGTGGAGCGTGTCATGACGCTGCGATCGCGGCCCTGTGGCGGGAAGCCTGGCCTCCTGTGCAGCACCAGAGGGACACGTGTCTGCGAACCGCAGCCTGGGGACCGCTCCGTCCCATCTGCGTGTGTCCGAGCGGGCCGCGATCCAGCGTCCCGCTCCTCGCCGTGCGTGCGAGAGCACTGGCTTCCCCGCAGGGTAAACACCTCGAGGCAGGGGAGCGTTCCGCCGTTCGCTCGCCACTCTGACTCATCCACCGGTGACCCCTAGCGCTTCTCCCCTGCCCTTCCATCGGTGCAGGAAAACACCGTGACTCACTGTGTCTTCCAGCCTCCGGCTCAGCGCGGCGAGGAGGCAGGTTGGCCGGAAGCGTTTCTTCCTGCCGCGTTCCGGAGGGCCGAGGGCGTCTCCGGGCGTCCTCAGCAGCCGCGGTTAGGCGGTCGTTTCGGTTACGGGCCGCGCCGGCGGAAAGCCTCCCCTCCGTGCGTCTGCGTCCCAAAACACATCTGCATCGCTGCACCCGTGATCTCCGAAAGCGGATTTTAATACGGTGCTGTCAGTGGCGCGGCAGTGCCGATGTAGGCCTTAGAGAACCGCTTATGTAAACCCAGCAGAGAGGCTTTTTTTTGGGCTCTCGGTGCCTGGGaagagaagtgttttttttttttggcagaaattGCCGGATGCTGCATATAATAAAGACGCTGCATTGTCAGGTTGGGTGTGCAGACAAAAGGTACCGCATTTCTCAGCTAAACCGGGTACAGGGGATCACAGGGAGGCTCCTGTATGTTTTTCGTGCATTTCTTGGAACAGATAGATGGACCGCGCTGAAGAAAAGAGGCCGTGTAACCCCTGGAGGACCTGTGGATGCTGTCGCTGATCCGGGCTGAAGTGTATGCAGCTGCTTATATGTAAACCCACCCCCAGTTGAGCTGCGCTGTCCCTTTAAGGGTTCTGTTGTGACATCAGACACGTTGCTGTACAATAGCAGCTGCAGTGCTGACTACCGGTAAAATGTTGTACGGTCACCTCGGTCCTCAAAGTCTGGGATCCAGCGACACATAACTTACCGATGTCTCTCGATAGGATCCAGGTTTTAGCAGCCTTTAGTCTCAGTCATCGAGTCCTCCCTCCGCACTCTTTGTGAGCAATGCCGCGTTTACCAcgtttctcttttttgcttGACTTTTTGCCCATCGTGAAGAAAAAGTTCTGCGCTGCGTGCTTTTCGTTTTCACGTGTACGCTGCCACACCAAGGAAGAGACAGTCGTCGTGTTTAGATGTGGCCTCACTGCTGTGTGAGAGTCCATGAAATGTGGTAAGAgtgcagcatggtggcgcagcgggcagTGCTGGTGCCTCTCGGTACCTGGGCAGCACTGTTGGATGTAGATGCAAgtctcactcagtctgtgtggagtttgcatggtcccCCTGTGTTCATGGGAGTcgcccccttccccccacagtccagaggtgtgtttcaggagaactggtggctctaaaatTGCCcttagactctgtgtgtgtggagacaaatattcatttacatttattcatttagctgacacttttctccaaagtgacttacaatgttaagctacaaagttatttacccattgctatagctgggtaatttttacttattttaccTTGTTCAGGGAtacaacagctggaggcgagagttgaacctgcgaccttttggtccgacagcagcagctctaattgctatgctaccagctgcccgtGTTTATAACTTTTTATGACATGTTATTAAACTGTAACCAGTGTCTTTATGTGGAATGAACTTCcccggggggcgcagtgggttggaccgggtcctgctctccggcgggtctggggttcgagtcctacttgtggtgacttgcgacagactggtgtcccgtcccgggtgtgtccctccccctccagctttatgccctgtgttgccgggttgggctccggtttgccgtgaccccgcttgggccaagcggcttcagatgatgtgtgtctgtgcgtgtgtcttCCCCAGTGCTTAAATATTAATCTGACCTAAGTATAATTTCAGTGTGAGCAATAGTGAATTTCCCGCAGTAATACCACTTTGGTTGTAATTAACCCCGAGCCGCTTGTTCCCTGAAAGGCAGGCAGTCGCTCTGCCAAATGAGCGGTGGCTTTATTAGCAGAGCGTTAATCAGTACCTGGATGGACCTCACCCAGCAGAAGAGAGGGAGCGATTTGTCAGGCGGTTGCTATTTACAGggagtgtgggggtgggggtgggggtgggggtgggctggTTCACTTCAGCTCCCAGCATGCCACACAGTCTGAGCCAGCACTGCACACCTGAGACCAGTCACCTGTCTTGTCCTTACAAGTGGAAGAGCACCGTCACTCGGACCACCTTGCACAAAACAGGAATGACTCGTCCGCCGTCTCCGCCCACGCACTCCTTTGTTTCCCGTAACAAAACGAGGCATAACGGAGGTGTCCGTTTGGGAGCTCGGCTCGGATGCGGGCTCCGCTCAGATCCCCGGAGCCGTCGGTTCTGCGCCTTCCTGGGCTGACGCATGCTAACGGTACCTCTCGTTTTGCAGCCTCTTCGGGAAGCCCTTTGACGGTGGCAAGAGGATGGAAGTGAACAACCAGCACCCTTCCATGGCACGTCTCCTCGAGCTGCAGAACCAGGTGTCCTCGCTGGGCCAGCAGGTGTGCGCCTTCAGCGGGCTGCAGAGTGACCGCGAGTATCGGCGCCTGGAGCGCGAGCTGAGCCgcctacaggtggaggtggaccAGGTGGAGACGGAGGGCCGTGCCCAGCTGCAGCAGGCGCGTAAGCGGGCGGCCCAGGAGGTCGAGGGGCTGCTGCGGCTCCTGGAAGAGAACGCAACGCACCCTTCGCGTCTGGCCATCGAGGAGCTGAGTCAGGAGGCCCAGCGGCTGGTGGACGAGGGCGTGGTGGCGCCCCAGCGGGCCGGCGCCGCCGAGATCAGCGACGAGCTCGTGGACGCCCTCCAGGAGCTCGTGCTGCGGCTCACCCAGGTGAAGACGGGGGGCCGCGTGTCCCTGCGCAAGGCCCGTTACCGGGCGCTGACCCGCCTCTGCGCCGTACAGGAGGTGGTGGAAGGCCGCACGCGCCAGCAGACGCTGCCTCTATCGGAGGACACCCACGCCGCCGTGCAGCACATCAACCAGGTGATGGTGCAGGTGAGCAACGCCCGCAGCCAGTTGGTGGCGCTGCTCATGGGCCTCAGCGGGCGCGACAGCTGCGCCCACCTGTCCCGCGTCCTCACCGAGATGCTGGTGGAGCTGGACGCCCTGGATGTTTCGGACAACGCGGCAGTGCGCAACTACCGCAAGCAGGTCGTGGAGGAGATCAACGGGCTGCTCAAGCACCTGGACCTGGAGGGCGAAGGGGATGACACGCACAGGTGGGGCACCTGTAGCAGCATCAGAGACGGGCCGCCTGGTCCCGGTTCGTAGGCCGTGTGGGGAGCGCACCTGAAGTGcagcctctagccttcttttatTGTGATCTGTGTTCCTCTGTAGGTTACAAATGCTCTGACTGATAAAATGCTTTCTGCGCGCGGCAGGTACGACCTGGCTCAGAACGACTCCATCCGGCAGATCGAGGCCGTGCGAGGCCGTGTCTTCCAGCTGCAGGCCGAGGTGCTGAGGCAGAGCCAGACCGGCGAGCTCGCTTTCCGGCCCAAGGCGGAGCTGCAGGGCCTCCTCACCCACCTGGACGAGGTGGACACCGCTCGCAACCCCTGCATCCGCGAGGCTCGCCGGCGCGCCGTCCTCGAGGTACAGGCCGTCATCACGTTCCTGGACCTGTGGGAGGCGCTGGCGAGGCGGCTGCCCGGCTCCGAGGAGCACCCCTCGCACCGGGCCGTGTGGCAGGTGCTGGCCAGCCTGTCGGAGCTGCAGGCCCAGGTGCTGGGCTTTGATGGCAAGCGGGCCGACAAGAGCTACATGATGTTGGAGGAGCTGCTCACTAAACAGCTGCTGACCCTGGACGCTGTGGACACCCAGGGCGACGAAAGCACCAAAGTGGCCCGCAAGCAGGCGGTCAAGATCGCCCAGAACATCCTCAGTTATCTTGACATGAAAACAGATGAGTGGGAGTACTGACCCATctgagccccccccaccccccaaaccctccaccccccacccctccaccccgtTCTTTTTACCTTCATCTCAGACACAGGAACTGAACGAGAGCTGAGCGGCTGGGGGACAGAACTGTATGTGCGCCAAGACCATCCGTGTGGAGAACGTGTAAATGCTAACATGGTCACGCTGCAGTGGTTGTCTCTCACCGTCCTTGTTAATGATGTTGGCGAAGCAACTGGATTTGGCGAGAAAAAAATAGTCACGGCGTTATTTCATCGTGTGCTTTAAGCAGATGCGTCGCCTCCCGAAACCTTCCCCGCTAGTAGCGCTCATCGTTGAGCTCCAGTGCCCAAGGACGAGTACTGACCCACTGAGGGTCTTCCATGCTCCCTGCCATTCCCGTATGGCTCTCCAAAGGGCCGCCATTGCACAGAGATGGCATCTCATCTCCTCTATTCTTTACGTGTGCCTGTCCGCCCGGAGCGGTGGCGCTAGCTTCGCTTTCCCGGCTCTGCAGGCCCTCCCTTCCTCAGCTGTCGGCGGCTGTGGCTCGGATCGTGCGGAACTACTTCCGCTTGATTGTACGTTGTTACTGGAAAGAGCTCAATCTGCATCTTTAACCCCGACAAGTAGCGCAGAGGGTACGAGTACGAATCGCCCCGCTGACGACACGTTGACCATCCCAGGATTCGCAAGTAACGCTGGTTTGGTGCACATGTTGGTTCGTGGTACTTTATTTGGTCGGACAGTTGATGGCGAGAGGGTGAAGCCCAGGGCTTGGCGATTTAAGCGTCAACGTGCTTTTATGGGAGACGTGATCGAAGCAGGCATGACGAGCTGGGCTGCCGCTCTGCAGACCGCAGGGAGCTATTTATAGTCCAGTGTAAGAAGCACCTCTATCTCTGTGCCTTCCTTGTCATTGTCCTTCCTTTGAGAGCCTCCTCTCCTGCCTCAGCGTCATGGGGGTCATCGCCCCGTGGACCGCGCCTTGCGTCAGGGCAGCGGAACCCAACCCACAGCTCACCGAGGACGGGGTGGTGTTTCTGTGGATCCCGCAATGGTCCAGGAAGGACCGAGCACACGCTGCTGGCTGAGATTTGCACTTACGAATAATGCAGCATGATTGTAAATCCTACCGAGCCCCTCTGCTCCACTCGTAGGTTCGGGTCACACAGCCAACACGCAACCTGCCGCACTGCCGTTGCATCCGTGGAGACGGACGGTCGGCCAGCGGAAATCCCAGCACCCGCTGCTCTGAGCTCACCGCTCCGGGGTTAGACAGGTGTCGCGGGAGGGTGGCACCTGCTTTTCCTCCCAACGGACTGGACCGGAGTTTTTCCTGAGGATCCAGCGAGTTTCATCCGCTGGCACTCCGGTCCATTGCCGTTCCGTCAGTTTCTAGGAAAAGGCTCCACGCCTTGCGGTTTTGTCTAGAAAGTGCATCTATACAGCTGGTCGACAGGGTCGGGACGTAAAATGAAACGCTCGTTATTAATTCCCGTGATCTATGAACCAAAATCTTTCGAGAATGTTTAGCTCGGTTACGATCGATTTGCTAAATCTGATGTTCTGACCCCGGAGGAGGCGACGACAGCTAAGTGCCTGGAGAACACAGCGAAGACGAAGCAGCCAGTAAATGAGTTCCCCTGAAGAGCCTGTGAGCTCAGCGCTGTGGCCGTCCAGTCCGGGACTCCCATCTGGGCCCTCAGGTCGCAGCGGTCCCTCAGCGGTGCACCTCGGCTCCCTTCCACCTGCGGCTTCCCCCTCCCTTACAGGAAAGCGAGAGTTGACAGTGAACGCGGAATGTAGCTGAAGAATGTCTCGGTTACGTTACATGTCCCTACTACCAAAGCGTATCGTTTCCTTGCGTCGCTCGGAAAGTGTTAAGCTGCACGCTTCACCGTCGCCGCGTCCTCCGCGTGTAGGAAGCCGGCGGTAGAGGTGCGCAGCATCACCTGGCGTCTGCTCTTCTCTTCCAGCCGCACGGCCGAGGACGGAGCGCCTCCCGTTTACACACCATACGTACGTTTGTTTGGCTGCTATTCATGACAGgagtttgttttgtttcgttgctgtaaatattttgaagtgACAAATGTGGTATTTAAGTGCATATGAAGGTGGCAGGTGTCGTCATTTACCGAGCTGATCGTGGTGAGGAATTTTGTGAACGTTGTGAACTGGACTGGAAATACTTGttcgataaaaaaaaaaaaaaaaaaaagcacactggGTTTCTAACTGCGTGAATGCTTTGATGAAAGCCTTCTATCGTGTACGTTTGGTTTTCTTTCCCAGCC encodes the following:
- the bag5 gene encoding BAG family molecular chaperone regulator 5 isoform X1; the protein is MCASVFGVLRSLFGKPFDGGKRMEVNNQHPSMARLLELQNQVSSLGQQVCAFSGLQSDREYRRLERELSRLQVEVDQVETEGRAQLQQARKRAAQEVEGLLRLLEENATHPSRLAIEELSQEAQRLVDEGVVAPQRAGAAEISDELVDALQELVLRLTQVKTGGRVSLRKARYRALTRLCAVQEVVEGRTRQQTLPLSEDTHAAVQHINQVMVQVSNARSQLVALLMGLSGRDSCAHLSRVLTEMLVELDALDVSDNAAVRNYRKQVVEEINGLLKHLDLEGEGDDTHRYDLAQNDSIRQIEAVRGRVFQLQAEVLRQSQTGELAFRPKAELQGLLTHLDEVDTARNPCIREARRRAVLEVQAVITFLDLWEALARRLPGSEEHPSHRAVWQVLASLSELQAQVLGFDGKRADKSYMMLEELLTKQLLTLDAVDTQGDESTKVARKQAVKIAQNILSYLDMKTDEWEY
- the bag5 gene encoding BAG family molecular chaperone regulator 5 isoform X2, translated to MAVRWLCSLFGKPFDGGKRMEVNNQHPSMARLLELQNQVSSLGQQVCAFSGLQSDREYRRLERELSRLQVEVDQVETEGRAQLQQARKRAAQEVEGLLRLLEENATHPSRLAIEELSQEAQRLVDEGVVAPQRAGAAEISDELVDALQELVLRLTQVKTGGRVSLRKARYRALTRLCAVQEVVEGRTRQQTLPLSEDTHAAVQHINQVMVQVSNARSQLVALLMGLSGRDSCAHLSRVLTEMLVELDALDVSDNAAVRNYRKQVVEEINGLLKHLDLEGEGDDTHRYDLAQNDSIRQIEAVRGRVFQLQAEVLRQSQTGELAFRPKAELQGLLTHLDEVDTARNPCIREARRRAVLEVQAVITFLDLWEALARRLPGSEEHPSHRAVWQVLASLSELQAQVLGFDGKRADKSYMMLEELLTKQLLTLDAVDTQGDESTKVARKQAVKIAQNILSYLDMKTDEWEY
- the bag5 gene encoding BAG family molecular chaperone regulator 5 isoform X3, with amino-acid sequence MEVNNQHPSMARLLELQNQVSSLGQQVCAFSGLQSDREYRRLERELSRLQVEVDQVETEGRAQLQQARKRAAQEVEGLLRLLEENATHPSRLAIEELSQEAQRLVDEGVVAPQRAGAAEISDELVDALQELVLRLTQVKTGGRVSLRKARYRALTRLCAVQEVVEGRTRQQTLPLSEDTHAAVQHINQVMVQVSNARSQLVALLMGLSGRDSCAHLSRVLTEMLVELDALDVSDNAAVRNYRKQVVEEINGLLKHLDLEGEGDDTHRYDLAQNDSIRQIEAVRGRVFQLQAEVLRQSQTGELAFRPKAELQGLLTHLDEVDTARNPCIREARRRAVLEVQAVITFLDLWEALARRLPGSEEHPSHRAVWQVLASLSELQAQVLGFDGKRADKSYMMLEELLTKQLLTLDAVDTQGDESTKVARKQAVKIAQNILSYLDMKTDEWEY